A genomic region of Botrytis cinerea B05.10 chromosome 9, complete sequence contains the following coding sequences:
- the Bcbik6 gene encoding Bcbik6 — protein MNETAEESNMGVKQEAQLGDIVNFEGDSDTLNPQNWPMRKKVYTTALWALTTCWITFASAIYSAGTAEIAQEFHVSYEVANAGTSLLIFGFALGPMLWAPLCEVYGRKWPALAPYFISAAFAFGTANAKDIQTILITRFLAGVFGSSPISITGGSIIDIWTPRQRGTPMVCYGITIAAAPTLGPIIGGAFITSGCGWRWTEYLTGIVMMVQFVLDAFWLDESHAEVLLTRKASLLRRSTGNFSLHAKWEETSPTFKSLLSTYLVRPFQMLLDPICLLLTIYTSFVYAILYASLESFALEYGRFRGWGPVVSQLPFLSLLIGCLFAAAANIFNNIYYGKKLVANNFKPVPEARLPPMMVGGFAFSSGLFLFGWTSVGHVLSPWPSIIGVFLIGVGFTTIFQSSLQYLVDTFTRYSASAIAANTFVRSMAAGAFPLFVWPMYEKIGIDWGSTIFACISVLLLPAPFLFFKWGYRIRARGEFSKLSTY, from the exons ATGAACGAAACCGCGGAAGAGTCCAACATGGGTGTCAAACAAGAAGCCCAATTGGGCGATATAGTCAACTTCGAGGGAGACTCCGACACGCTCAACCCCCAGAACTGGCCCATGAGGAAAAAGGTCTACACGACAGCCCTGTGGGCCCTGACTACGTGCTGGATCACCTTCGCCTCCGCCATCTACTCGGCCGGCACAGCAGAGATTGCCCAGGAATTCCATGTGTCATACGAGGTAGCCAACGCGGGGACCAGTCTGCTCATTTTCGGCTTCGCCCTTGGACCCATGCTCTGGGCGCCTCTGTGCGAGGTTTACGGTCGGAAATGGCCTGCTCTCGCT CCCTATTTCATTAGCGCAGCTTTCGCCTTCGGCACTGCGAACGCCAAGGATATCCAGACAATCCTAATAACAAGGTTTCTCGCTGGCGTCTTCGGCAGCTcacccatctccatcacGGGCGGCTCCATCATTGACATCTGGACCCCACGCCAGCGGGGCACTCCCATGGTGTGCTACGGCATCACCATCGCCGCGGCGCCGACCCTAGGCCCTATCATCGGCGGCGCCTTTATCACGAGCGGCTGCGGCTGGCGCTGGACTGAGTACCTGACGGGCATCGTCATGATGGTCCAGTTCGTCCTAGACGCCTTCTGGCTAGACGAGAGCCACGCTGAAGTGCTTCTCACACGGAAGGCCAGCCTCCTCCGTCGGTCTACGGGGAATTTTAGTCTCCACGCTAAG TGGGAGGAGACTAGCCCAACGTTCAAGAGTTTACTGAGTACCTACCTTGTTCGACCGTTTCAGATGCTCCTGGATCCAATCTGCCTGCTGCTTACGATCTATACCTCTTTCGTCTATG CAATCCTTTACGCGAGCTTAGAGAGTTTCGCTCTCGAATACGGCCGGTTCCGAGGATGGGGCCCCGTCGTGAGCCAGCTTCCCTTTCTGTCCCTCTTAATTGGCTGTCTCTTTGCCGCCGCCGccaacatcttcaacaacatcTATTACGGAAAGAAGCTCGTTGCCAACAACTTCAAGCCTGTTCCTGAAGCGAGACTTCCACCAATGATGGTGGGCGGATTCGCCTTCTCTTCAggtcttttcctttttggcT GGACCTCGGTTGGGCACGTCTTGAGCCCTTGGCCATCCATCATCGGTGTTTTCCTCATAGGGGTTGGCTTCACCACCATCTTCCAATCGTCCCTCCAGTATCTCGTCGATACTTTTACGCGCTACAGTGCTAGCGCTATTGCGGCTAACACTTTTGTCCGATCCATGGCTGCAGGTGCTTTTCCTCTCTTTGTCTGGCCCATGTATGAAAAGATCGGCATCGATTGGGGCAGCACTATCTTTGCCTGCATTAGTGTGCTTCTGCTGCCAGCTCCGttcctctttttcaaatGGGGTTATCGGATCAGGGCCCGTGGCGAATTCAGCAAGCTCTCGACCTATTAA
- the Bcbik4 gene encoding Bcbik4, which yields MSSPHFSKVLVFGATGEVGSAVALEAHALGAHVFIALRDTSKHNEWISPDQERAADLQRTSADLTDLDSVKQAVHETGAQAAFIYAVRSKDTLRGAITALRDAGIQYVVFLSTSQIRTAGTTKGDIRSIKPDHFIPWQHAQVEIALEELEVPHAAVRAGFFASNPLRIYLDRSSEPKQVNLLAPEVPHDPIDPKDIGRAAAAVLVSPRLYASGYQGDPKKDVVYLSGPALLSQTLQWEIINRELVAAGKPEVKVNHITVEQYLENLAKLHVPDVVAKSLAKSMVETRALYAPEDYEKSRGNVELLTVRKATSFDDFVKREIPRYFN from the coding sequence ATGTCATCTCCACATTTCTCCAAAGTCCTTGTCTTTGGTGCCACTGGCGAAGTTGGCTCCGCCGTCGCACTCGAGGCCCACGCTCTCGGCGCCCACGTCTTCATCGCCCTACGCGACACATCCAAGCACAACGAGTGGATCTCGCCCGATCAAGAGCGCGCCGCAGATCTGCAGCGCACCAGTGCCGACTTAACCGACCTGGACTCTGTGAAGCAGGCCGTGCACGAGACAGGCGCCCAGGCTGCCTTCATCTACGCCGTGCGCTCCAAGGACACGTTGCGTGGTGCCATTACCGCCCTGCGCGACGCTGGCATCCAGTATGTCGTGTTCCTGTCGACCAGTCAGATCAGGACCGCGGGCACCACAAAGGGTGACATTCGATCCATCAAGCCAGACCACTTCATCCCATGGCAGCATGCGCAGGTTGAGATTGCGCTGGAAGAACTCGAGGTGCCACATGCAGCGGTACGGGCGGGCTTCTTTGCGAGCAACCCGCTGCGAATTTACCTTGATCGATCTTCGGAGCCTAAACAAGTCAATTTGCTAGCTCCAGAAGTGCCGCACGATCCCATTGACCCGAAGGATATTGGGCGTGCGGCTGCTGCCGTGTTAGTCAGTCCGCGGCTGTACGCGAGTGGCTATCAAGGAGACCCCAAGAAGGATGTTGTGTATCTTAGTGGACCAGCTTTGCTCTCTCAGACTTTGCAGTGGGAGATCATCAACCGAGAGCTTGTTGCTGCTGGTAAGCCTGAAGTCAAGGTGAATCATATCACGGTTGAGCAGTACCTTGAGAATCTGGCCAAGCTTCATGTTCCTGACGTGGTCGCCAAGTCTCTAGCCAAGTCCATGGTGGAGACGAGGGCACTATATGCTCCTGAGGACTATGAGAAGTCCCGGGGTAACGTTGAGCTCTTGACAGTCCGCAAAGCTACATCATTTGACGACTTTGTTAAGAGAGAGATACCAAGGTACTTCAACTGA
- the Bcbik5 gene encoding Bcbik5, with protein MDSTLRNLSMPGLAHSHVQVRTCIHCRQRRVKCDRQFPQCSNCIRSEVNCIYPPGRGRAPKRPKRSLAPQLSERLSRLENIMGQFGAAARENNDQAPPTAQDIEGHSFEQDFSRLKVSESKSYYVNNALWVTLSNEVEDLRDLLFEPASEDAGYEPSISSSATTTATSPSSPQLGLNAAIFGYRAIASPLYHYHPSLQQAVTLFAAFSENVAPLVRIFHMPTLTRIYWDAIASLSTVDKHTETLLFTIHYSAVISLNLEQCLNILDETREAALERYRFAVEQALAQGNLLSTQSMTMLQAAVLFLSALPNEDDSRAAWALTSLVFHIARTMGLHRDGTIFGLKPFETELRRRLWWQICIIDSRSSEYHCNEPIAQGFVTDTKPPLHINDVDLSPEMVEPPSERWDHATDMTLTLVRCEAIQTGLKLGRMRHKQSKASEDGGTPRVDDASDSPKSLIQELETRLRDKYLPICDTSVPFQLLSSAVAQIILGRFWLITQYSVVSREKDVDGRNKSNQFPPTPNTAGQLENKVRDELFQTSIKILEVSGMLLTSKEIIQFTWYSKTHIQWGAMAFVLSELCARLQSAQCDQAWDCVTAVYEGWRVDESRQDETRLALWRPIKRLMAKARYVKEIQQTTPGQSSNAGRRVQRRDPVLYSPSPGLFSQYPTPAYSNNWYGQLQQTPPSTSASEVSLPGMAAVPLDSSGQSDALQRVIGTETLGLFMDMIPEWPWVDAEHGASSLAGFDLGRPRFN; from the exons ATGGACTCTACTTTGCGAAATCTCTCCATGCCAGGCTTGGCACATTCGCACGTCCAAGTGCGGACCTGCATCCACTGTCGCCAACGTAGAGTCAAGTGCGACCGTCAGTTCCCCCAATGCTCTAATTGTATAAGGTCCGAAGTCAATTGCATCTATCCTCCCGGTCGAGGCAGGGCACCCAAGAGGCCAAAACGTAGCCTTGCGCCTCAATTATCAGAACGTTTATCCCGCCTTGAGAACATCATGGGACAGTTCGGCGCAGCCG CCAGAGAGAATAACGATCAGGCCCCACCAACTGCGCAAGACATTGAAGGTCATTCATTTGAGCAAGACTTTAGTCGTCTCAAAGTTAGTGAGTCAAAGAGTTATTATGTGAACAACGCATTATGGGTCACTCTCTCAAATGAG GTTGAAGACCTGCGTGATCTTCTTTTTGAGCCTGCTAGTGAAGATGCTGGCTACGAGccttccatctcttcatccgccaccaccaccgccactTCACCGTCATCTCCTCAGCTGGGACTGAATGCTGCCATTTTTGGCTATCGCGCCATTGCTTCACCTCTGTACCATTACCATCCCTCACTACAACAAGCTGTAACCCTCTTTGCCGCATTCAGTGAGAATGTCGCGCCGCTGGTCCGTATATTTCACATGCCGACCTTGACAAGAATCTACTGGGATGCCATCGCTTCTCTGAGCACAGTCGACAAGCATACCGAGACCCTGTTATTCACTATTCATTATTCGGCTGTCATCAGTCTTAACCTGGAGCAATGTCTGAATATTCTGGACGAGACTCGTGAAGCTGCCCTGGAAAGATATCGGTTTGCGGTGGAACAGGCTCTCGCTCAAGGCAACCTCCTCAGTACTCAGAGTATGACCATGCTGCAAGCTGCAGTGCTTTTCTTGTCTGCTCTACCAAATGAAGACGACTCACGTGCTGCATGGGCACTCACATCTCTGGTCTTCCATATCGCAAGGACCATGGGTCTCCATCGCGATGGCACCATATTCGGGCTAAAGCCTTTCGAGACCGAACTGCGCCGCCGTTTATGGTGGCAGATTTGCATCATCGATAGCCGCTCGTCAGAATATCACTGCAATGAACCTATTGCCCAAGGTTTTGTGACAGATACCAAGCCCCCGTTGCACATTAATGATGTTGACTTGTCACCTGAGATGGTGGAGCCTCCATCTGAAAGATGGGACCATGCGACTGACATGACGCTCACGTTGGTCAGGTGTGAGGCTATACAGACAGGTCTGAAGCTGGGTCGCATGAGACACAAGCAGAGCAAAGCATCAGAAGATGGAGGTACCCCAAGGGTAGATGATGCCTCTGATTCTCCCAAGTCTCTGATCCAGGAATTGGAAACTCGGTTACGGGACaaatatctacctatctGTGATACTTCCGTACCAtttcaacttctttcttcagCAGTGGCACAGATCATCCTTGGACGATTCTGGCTTATTACTCAGTACTCAGTAGTGTCACGAGAAAAGGACGTCGATGGCAGAAACAAGAGCAACCAATTCCCTCCCACTCCCAACACCGCAGGCCAGCTGGAGAACAAAGTGCGCGATGAGCTCTTCCAAACTTCAATCAAGATACTAGAAGTGTCAGGAATGCTTCTCACGAGCAAAGAGATAATACAATTCACATGGTACTCAAAAACTCACATCCAATGGGGTGCCATGGCATTTGTTCTCTCTGAGCTATGCGCTCGACTTCAATCAGCACAATGTGATCAGGCATGGGACTGCGTAACGGCAGTATACGAGGGATGGAGAGTCGATGAGAGCAGACAAGATGAAACTCGCCTTGCCTTGTGGCGTCCTATAAAAAGGCTCATGGCTAAAGCTCGCTATGTTAAAGAAATACAGCAGACTACTCCTGGGCAGTCGTCAAACGCTGGTCGTAGAGTTCAGAGAAGAGATCCGGTTCTGTACTCTCCTTCACCGGGACTTTTCTCGCAGTATCCAACACCAGCATACTCTAACAATTGGTATGGACAGCTGCAGCAGACACCGCCTTCTACATCAGCTTCAGAAGTATCATTGCCTGGCATGGCAGCAGTGCCACTTGACAGCAGTGGCCAGTCAGATGCCCTACAGAGAGTAATTGGCACGGAAACTCTAGGTCTTTTCATGGATATGATTCCGGAATGGCCCTGGGTTGATGCTGAACATGGAGCTTCATCTCTGGCGGGGTTTGATCTTGGGCGAccaagatttaattaa
- the Bcbik3 gene encoding Bcbik3, producing MGQQLHVLIMDFVVPGPGTVSSVNERVLRSRDVGMMQLFNSLERDLEGWKAILEAVDSRLKINAVNTPYGSFISVIDVVLG from the coding sequence ATGGGTCAGCAATTACACGTGCTGATCATGGACTTTGTCGTCCCTGGGCCTGGCACTGTCTCGTCTGTGAATGAGCGTGTTCTTCGATCTCGCGATGTGGGTATGATGCAGCTGTTCAACTCCCTTGAGCGAGACCTCGAGGGCTGGAAAGCGATCTTGGAGGCGGTGGACTCAAGGCTCAAGATTAATGCTGTCAACACGCCTTATGGTAGCTTCATATCGGTGATTGATGTTGTTCTAGGGTAG